The DNA sequence GATTCGGCGCTTGATGTTGGACCGCGATGCGTAACACAATTGAAACGTAGAGGCTGGTGGGCGAAAGCTTCTCAAAAATTCGCCGTTCGACGATTGCATCGCGATGAAACTCGGCCAGGAAAATATCACACTGTCGAAACGCCGCCACGATTTGCTGCTGGCGACCGTGCAGGAATTTATCGCGACTGCGGAGCCGGTCGGCTCGGCGCAGATCGTCGCGCGGCATCAACTGGGCGTGCGCGCCGCGATGGTTCGCAACATAATGTCGGAACTCGAGGACGCGGGATTTCTCCGCCAGCCGCATACGTCGGCGGGCCGCGTGCCGACCGAGAAAGCGTATCGCTACTACGTGGACAATCTCGCGGCTGCGGCGCGAATCGGCTTCGAGGATCGCGCGCAGATCGAACTTCACTACTCGACTGCGGCCGGCGATCTGAGCGCGGTGCTGCGCGATACTCCGCGACTGCTCGCGCTGCTCACCGGGCAGGCTGCGATGGTGATGCCGCCGCGGCTCGAAGCCTCGATTCTCGAGCAGGTGAACTTCGTGCGGCTCCGCGAAAAGCAGGTGCTCGCGGTGTTCGTCACTGAGAAGGGCGCTGCGCAGAATCGAATCGTCGATACCGAGCGCGATCATTCGCAAGGGGAACTGGATCGGATGGCGCGCTACCTGAACGACTCGCTCGAGGGACGCACGCTCGACGAAGCGTGCAAATGGATCGCGGCGCAGCTCAAGGAAGAGCGTGCGCGTTACGATCGCTTCATGCACGACGCGCTTGCGCTGGGCGAGGCAATTTCCGGCCACGTCGCGCGTATCGACCTGTACGTCGAGGGTGGCCTGCAGGCGCTCGAGCAGCCGGAATTCGCCGATCGCTCCAAGATGCGCGAGTTGCTGCGCGCGCTCGAGGACAAGAGCGCGCTGCTGGAGCTGCTCGAGCGAAGCCTCGCACACGACGGCCTGACCGTGTCGATCGGCGCTGAAAACTACGATCCGCGGCTCGCTTCGCTGAGCGTGGTCGCAGCGTCGTATCTCAGCGGCAGCACCGTGCTGGGCAGCCTCGCGATCGTCGGCCCGGTGCGGATGGAATACGACCGCGTGATTCCGCTGGTCGAGTACACCGCCCGCGCGATCTCTCGCCTGCTAGAGCACTGACGCCCGCCGTCCGCGCTCGCCTTCAAAATCTCCAGCAATGAAGATCGCAAAGGTCTGCGCGATGAACCAGCGTGCGATCCGGCACCCTCACCTACCCGCCGCAAGGCGGCGGGCCTCCTCTCCCGTAGAATAACGGGAGAGGTAAAGCACCGCGCCGCCGCACAGCATCGATGACCGATCGCTCCATAGTCGCAGAGGTCATCCGCGCCGTTGAAGAACGAATGGCGAGCAGCAGTGCCCTGCACGCGATCCAGCACCCTCACCTGCCTCGTCGCGTCCCGCGACTCCGGCGCCCTCTCCCGTAAAAGAACGGGCGAGGTATTTCAGATACGGCATCATTCGGTGGAGGCTCTTCCCTCGAGAATGACCGAGTTGCGCTCTGTCAGAGTGCTGGTGCTGGCGCACGATGAAATGATGCTTAGGTTAAATGGGTAGCGGTTTCATAAAATGGGCAATCGACACAAGGGAAATAGCGGGTTCGGCGATGATCACGATCAGGCCGACGCGGCGCGCGGCACAGACGCGGGCGGAATCGAGCAACCTGATGCGTCCGCGGCGACCGATGCGGGCGGCTCCAACGCCGACCTCGCAGCGCTGCTAGCGGCCAAGGACAAGGAAATCGCCGAGCTGAAGGATAAGTACTTGCGCACGCTCGCCGACTCGGAAAACGCGCGCAAGCGAATCCGCCAGCAGAGCGAGGAATCGGTTCGCATCCAGCGCGAAAATATCCTGCGCGACCTGCTGCCCGTCGTGGATAACCTCGAGCGCGCGATCAGCGCGGCTCGTGGCGGCACCGACATCAAGACGGTAGTGCAGGGCGTCGAGATGGTACTGGCCGCGCTGCACGATTTTCTGCGCAACCAGGGAGTGACGCCGGTGAGCGCCGTCGGCGAAGTATTCGATCCTTTGCGGCACGAGGCGGCCGATCACGTCAGCTCCGACCAGCATCAGCCGAACACGGTGGTCAGCGAGTTCCATCGCGGCTACCTGTTGGGCGATCGAATCCTGCGTCCGGCGCGGGTGTCGGTGGCGAAAGATGGAAGTGCGCGGCGAAGCGGCGGCGAAAATGACGCCTCCGACATTGAAAACAATTAAAGAGTGATTATCTCTCAAGCAGAGGATCTTTAGGAAAATGGCAAAAGTAATCGGAATCGATCTGGGCACCACGAATAGCTGCGTCGCGGTGATGGAAGGCGGCGATCCAGTCGTAATCGCGAACTCAGAAGGTAGCCGCACAACTCCCTCGGTGGTGGCCTTCACCGAAGCGGGCGAACGGCTGATTGGGCAAATCGCGCGGCGCCAGTCGATTACCAATCCGACCAACACGGTTTTCGCGATTAAGCGCCTGATGGGCCGGCGTTTCGACGACGTTGAAGTGCAGAAGGCGCTTAAGGTGCTGCCTTACAAGGTCGCCAAGAATGACGATGGCGCGGCGTGGGTGGAAATCCGCGGCAAGAAATACAGCCCCGCGGAAATTTCGGCGTTCGTCCTGCAAAAGATGAAGCAAACGGCCGAGGACTATCTCGGCGAGAAAGTCACCGAGGCGGTGATCACCGTCCCGGCGTACTTCAATGACAGCCAGCGGCAGGCAACCAAGGATGCGGGCCGGATCGCAGGCCTGAACGTGCTGCGCATCATCAACGAACCGACCGCCGCGTCGCTGTCGTACGGCCTCGACAAGAAGAAGGACGAGAAGATCGCCGTGTTCGACCTCGGCGGCGGTACGTTCGACGTATCGATTCTCGAACTCGGCGAAGGTGTATTCGAAGTCAAGGCGACCAACGGCGATACGTTCCTGGGCGGCGAAGATTTCGATCAGCGCATCATTGACTACCTGGCCGACGAATTCAGGAAGGACCAGGGAATCGATCTGCGCAAGGATCGGATGGCTTTGCAGCGCCTGAAGGAAGCGGCCGAGAAGGCCAAGACCGAGCTTTCGACCGTGACCGAGACGGACATCAACCTGCCGTTCGTGACGGCGGATCAGTCCGGACCGAAGCATCTGAACATCAAGCTCTCGCGCGCGAAGCTCGAAGTGCTCTGCGCCGATCTGCTCGATCGGCTCGACGCGCCGTGCACGACCGCGCTCCGCGATGCGGGCCTCAAGGCCAGCGACATCAACGAGATCGTGCTGGTCGGCGGGATGACCCGGATGCCGGCGGTGCAGGAGCGAGTGCGGCGACTGTTCGGCAAGGAAGGCCACAAGGGCGTCAATCCGGACGAAGTCGTCGCGATCGGCGCGGCAATCCAGGCGGGCGTGCTGAAGGGCGAAGTCAAGGACGTCCTGCTGCTCGACGTGACGCCGCTATCGCTCGGAATCGAGACGCTCGGCGGCGTGTTCACCAAGCTGATCGAAAAGAACACGACGATTCCCACCCGCAAGAGCCAAACGTTTTCGACTGCGCAGGACAATCAGACGGCGGTTACGATTCGCGTGTTCCAGGGCGAGCGCGAGATGGCGTCGGACAACAAGCTGCTCGGCCAGTTTGATTTGATCGGGATTCCGTCCGCGCCGCGCGGCCTGCCGCAGATCGAGGTGACGTTCGATATCGACGCGAACGGTATCGTCAACGTGCATGCAAAAGATCTCGGCACCAACAAGGAGCAGTCGATTCGCATCACCGCGTCGTCGGGCTTGAGCGAGGAAGAGATCAAGAAGATGGTGCGCGAGGCCGAATCGCACGCCGCCGACGATCATGCTCGCCGGCAGCAGGCCGAGGCGCGGAACAAGCTCGACAATTTGATTTATACGACCGAGAAGACGCTCAAGGACTACGGCGAGCAACTCGATGAGGCGTCGCGCAAGCAAGTCGAGGATGCGCTCGCGGAAGCGCGGACCAAGCTCGAATCCAAGGATGCCGACGAGATCAATCGCGCGGCGGAGACACTGTCCGCGGCATCGCACAAGCTCGCCGAGGCGATGTACAGCAAGACCCGGCAAGCGGGCCAGGGGGCAGGCGGCGCCGATGGCGGCGGCGCGGGTGGTCCGGAACACGGCCAGGCAGGTGGCGCTGGCGCGAAGGAAGATGTCGTCGATGCGGACTTCAAGGAAGTCAAAGATCAATAACCTCTCAATTGGGGTCGCCACTGGCGGCCCCGATTGTTTCCACCATGATAATGGCATCCGCGCCTGCTATGACGTAGAATGCCTCCGAAATGCCTGCCGCTAACAAACGCGACTATTACGAAATACTGGGCGTCAATCGCAAAGCCGGTGACGACGAGTTAAAGAAGTCGTATCGACGGCTCGCAATTCAGTTTCATCCCGATCGCAACCCCGGCAACAAGGAAGCCGAGGAGCGATTCAAGGAACTCAACGAAGCCTACCAAATCCTGTCCGACCCGGAGCGGCGCGCGCAGTACGATCGTTTCGGTCATGCGGCTTTCCAGGGTCCGAATGGACCAGGCGGATTTGGCGGTTTCGACTTCAGCCAGGGCTTCGAGGAAGTCTTCTCGGACATCTTCGGTGATTTCTTCGGCACCGGCCGCGGACGATCGCGTTCGCGTACTCGCCGTGGCGACGATCTGCGCTACGACCTCGAAGTCGATTTTGAAGAAGCCGCCCACGGCGCCGAAAAGGTCGTCAAGTTTCAGCGCCTGACCCAGTGCGAGGCGTGCAACGGTACTCGCGCTCGCGCCGGTACGAGCGGAGCGCAGCAATGCCCCAATTGTCGCGGCAGCGGGCAGGTTCGCACTCAGCAGGGATTTTTCTCGATATCGACGACGTGCGGACAGTGCCGCGGCGAGGGCACGATCATCTCCGACCCATGCCCCAAGTGCCAGGGCCAGGGGCGGCTGCGCAAGGCTGAATCGCTCGCCGTGAAAATTCCTCCCGGCGTGGACAACGGTTCGCGCCTCAAGTTGCGCGCCGAGGGTGAAGCGGGCTACGGTGGCGGGCCGCAAGGCGATCTCTACGTCGTGATCCACGTCAAAGAGCATCGCCTGTTCGTACGCCAGGACAACGACGTCATCATAGAAGTGCCGATCAGCTTTCCGCAAGCCGCGCTCGGTACCGAGATCGAAGTTCCGACGCTCGACGGCAAGCTGAAGCTCAAGATTCCTTCGGGCACGCAGTCGGGCAAGATTCTCAGGTTGAAGGGAAAGGGTATCGTCGATCTGCACGGCTACGGCCGCGGCGATCAATTGATCAAGGTTGTGGTCGAGACGCCGCGCAGCCTCACCGCTCGGCAGCGCGAACTGCTCGAGGAGTTCGCGCACCTTGACGGCAAAGCGATCAATCATCCGCTCTCGAAAGGCTTCGTCGATAAGCTCAAGGAAATGTTCGGCTAGCCCGCGCGCCGCAGGGAGTATTCGACATGGCGTGTCATTCGTGCGCAACCGGTGAAGGATTCAAGGCCAGCTACTGCGAGGATTGCGAGCGCTGGACGTTTCATCTGCGCAGCCGCCACGTGCTGATCGCGATAGGCATTGTGGGCGCCGCGATCGTCGCGGTTGGGCTTGCGATCGTGCAGCCGGAATTGATCGGGCCACTCGCGGCGGTCGGCGGCGCAGGCCTCGCCAAGCGCGCGCTCGCGCTGATCGCGTAGCGGCGTGCGCGACATTCCGCGTTAGCGCGGGATGTGCACCAACTCCAGTTTCATCCCGTCCGGATCGGTGAAGAACACCGCGTAGTAGCCTGCGACGTAAGCGTACTCGCGCGGCAGATCGGTGACGTGACCGCCGTGCGCCGAGATCTGCTTCGCCAGTTCGTCGATGTGATGCCGGCTATCGGCCGCAAACGCGATCTCGCATAGTCCCACGCGATGCCGATGAAAGTTATCGGCGCGAAACTGCGGGTCCGATCGCCGAATCCAGAACGAACCGCGCGCGCCGATAAATCCCGCGCTGCTCTCCGGCGGCGGATCCTCGATCGTAGTCACGGTCGGGTAGCCAATCTGCGGCATCAGCCACGAGTAGAAATACTTCGCCGCCGCGTAATCGTTCACGTTGATGATGATATGATCGATTCCGTGCGGCATCGCGCACTCTCCTGGCGTACTGGTTAGAGATGGTTTCGGCCGAGGCTCTCAAGCAGCGCCGCCTTCATCACTCCCGCGGGCGGCGCGATTCGATTGAACAGTTTGAACGCCAGCTCCCCCTGATTAATCAGCATCCCGGCTCCGTCGGCAACGCGGCGCTTGAGCGCAATCGCGGGCCGCAGGAACGGGGTCGCCTGCGCAGCATAGATCAAATCGTAAAATAGACAATCGGTCGGCGTCGCGTCGTAGTCCAGCGATGCGAACTGCGGCGTCGTGAGGCCCATCGGCGTGGCGTTGACCACGATGCGGGCGCGCGGCAGCAATTCAGCGTCGGTGAGCGCGTCGAGTCCGAACGTCAGCATCGCCGAAGCGCGAGGCCGCGTCATCCGTTTCTTGAGCGCGCGCGCTCGAGCAATCGTACGATTGCAGATCGCGATCTCGCGCGCGCCGATCCGCTGGCATGCGAGCACCGCCGCCGCCGCCGCGCCGCCCGCTCCGATCACGATCGCGAGGCCGCCGCGCAGATGGGATTTCAGCTCGCGCAGATCGCGCTCGAGCCCGCGCGCGTCGGTGTTGTCGCCGTAAAGATCGCCGCGCCGATTGATGACGCAATTGACCGCGCCCAGCAACCGAGCCTCGGCGCTCAGATTCCTGATCAGGCGGGCGGCGGATTCCTTGTGCGGCACGGTCAGATTGACGCCGGCAATATTGAGCGCCGGGATCGCGCGCAGCGCCGCCGCGAAGTTCTCGCGGCGCACCCGGAACGCCACGTATGCGCGGTTCATCGCGAGCGCCGCGTATGCCGCATTATGCATCGCGGGCGATTTCGAATGCTCGACCGGATCGCCAAAAATCGCGGTCAGAACCGTCGCGCCGTTGATGTCGCGGGACATGACTTGCGCAGATTTCTTTGGCGCGACGACTATCGCGCCGCGACGGCCGCCCCGACGCGAGCGTCAGTTGTCGTTCGAAGTAGGACTCGCGGGCCAGCATCGCAAGCAACTCTGCGCGTTTTTTCGGAATCCATAGTGGTGCGAGATTTTATCCGAAGCGTCGCGCGCCCGATAGATTATTGTCGAGTCTGCCGTTAAAGTGGCAGCCGAAGGCCGCATGTGAAATTATATTGCCCGCGTCGGTTCATTGGCTTGTGCAAAACGGCCCTCCGAGTCGAACGAAGGAGAATTGAAATTGCCGTCAGCCCCCGCGTTGACTGCACGAGCAAATGAATAGCGAAATTGCACCCCGTTTGATCGGCGCCGGTACGGCGCTGCCGCCCAACTATGTTGACCAGGAACATCTAACCGCGAGACTGCGCGAACTCTGGCAAGCGCGATACTCGGACCTCCGCC is a window from the Candidatus Binatus sp. genome containing:
- a CDS encoding VOC family protein, with amino-acid sequence MPHGIDHIIINVNDYAAAKYFYSWLMPQIGYPTVTTIEDPPPESSAGFIGARGSFWIRRSDPQFRADNFHRHRVGLCEIAFAADSRHHIDELAKQISAHGGHVTDLPREYAYVAGYYAVFFTDPDGMKLELVHIPR
- the dnaJ gene encoding molecular chaperone DnaJ; amino-acid sequence: MPAANKRDYYEILGVNRKAGDDELKKSYRRLAIQFHPDRNPGNKEAEERFKELNEAYQILSDPERRAQYDRFGHAAFQGPNGPGGFGGFDFSQGFEEVFSDIFGDFFGTGRGRSRSRTRRGDDLRYDLEVDFEEAAHGAEKVVKFQRLTQCEACNGTRARAGTSGAQQCPNCRGSGQVRTQQGFFSISTTCGQCRGEGTIISDPCPKCQGQGRLRKAESLAVKIPPGVDNGSRLKLRAEGEAGYGGGPQGDLYVVIHVKEHRLFVRQDNDVIIEVPISFPQAALGTEIEVPTLDGKLKLKIPSGTQSGKILRLKGKGIVDLHGYGRGDQLIKVVVETPRSLTARQRELLEEFAHLDGKAINHPLSKGFVDKLKEMFG
- the dnaK gene encoding molecular chaperone DnaK, whose translation is MAKVIGIDLGTTNSCVAVMEGGDPVVIANSEGSRTTPSVVAFTEAGERLIGQIARRQSITNPTNTVFAIKRLMGRRFDDVEVQKALKVLPYKVAKNDDGAAWVEIRGKKYSPAEISAFVLQKMKQTAEDYLGEKVTEAVITVPAYFNDSQRQATKDAGRIAGLNVLRIINEPTAASLSYGLDKKKDEKIAVFDLGGGTFDVSILELGEGVFEVKATNGDTFLGGEDFDQRIIDYLADEFRKDQGIDLRKDRMALQRLKEAAEKAKTELSTVTETDINLPFVTADQSGPKHLNIKLSRAKLEVLCADLLDRLDAPCTTALRDAGLKASDINEIVLVGGMTRMPAVQERVRRLFGKEGHKGVNPDEVVAIGAAIQAGVLKGEVKDVLLLDVTPLSLGIETLGGVFTKLIEKNTTIPTRKSQTFSTAQDNQTAVTIRVFQGEREMASDNKLLGQFDLIGIPSAPRGLPQIEVTFDIDANGIVNVHAKDLGTNKEQSIRITASSGLSEEEIKKMVREAESHAADDHARRQQAEARNKLDNLIYTTEKTLKDYGEQLDEASRKQVEDALAEARTKLESKDADEINRAAETLSAASHKLAEAMYSKTRQAGQGAGGADGGGAGGPEHGQAGGAGAKEDVVDADFKEVKDQ
- the hrcA gene encoding heat-inducible transcriptional repressor HrcA codes for the protein MKLGQENITLSKRRHDLLLATVQEFIATAEPVGSAQIVARHQLGVRAAMVRNIMSELEDAGFLRQPHTSAGRVPTEKAYRYYVDNLAAAARIGFEDRAQIELHYSTAAGDLSAVLRDTPRLLALLTGQAAMVMPPRLEASILEQVNFVRLREKQVLAVFVTEKGAAQNRIVDTERDHSQGELDRMARYLNDSLEGRTLDEACKWIAAQLKEERARYDRFMHDALALGEAISGHVARIDLYVEGGLQALEQPEFADRSKMRELLRALEDKSALLELLERSLAHDGLTVSIGAENYDPRLASLSVVAASYLSGSTVLGSLAIVGPVRMEYDRVIPLVEYTARAISRLLEH
- the grpE gene encoding nucleotide exchange factor GrpE, whose product is MGNRHKGNSGFGDDHDQADAARGTDAGGIEQPDASAATDAGGSNADLAALLAAKDKEIAELKDKYLRTLADSENARKRIRQQSEESVRIQRENILRDLLPVVDNLERAISAARGGTDIKTVVQGVEMVLAALHDFLRNQGVTPVSAVGEVFDPLRHEAADHVSSDQHQPNTVVSEFHRGYLLGDRILRPARVSVAKDGSARRSGGENDASDIENN
- the aroE gene encoding shikimate dehydrogenase encodes the protein MSRDINGATVLTAIFGDPVEHSKSPAMHNAAYAALAMNRAYVAFRVRRENFAAALRAIPALNIAGVNLTVPHKESAARLIRNLSAEARLLGAVNCVINRRGDLYGDNTDARGLERDLRELKSHLRGGLAIVIGAGGAAAAAVLACQRIGAREIAICNRTIARARALKKRMTRPRASAMLTFGLDALTDAELLPRARIVVNATPMGLTTPQFASLDYDATPTDCLFYDLIYAAQATPFLRPAIALKRRVADGAGMLINQGELAFKLFNRIAPPAGVMKAALLESLGRNHL